The DNA region GTACCTGAAGGGTATCAGCACTGGCGACTTCGCCGAGGCCCTCGGGGCGATCCTCGGCCCGGACGCCCCGAACCTCTTGGCGACGACCATCACCCGCCTGAAGGCCGCCTGGGAGGCCGACCACGAGGCATGGTCGAAGCGATCGATGGAGGGCAAGCACTTCGTCTACGTCTGGGCCGACGGCGTGCACTTCACCATCCGCCTGGAGGGGGGCCGCCAGTGCATCCTCGTCCTGATGGGGGCGACCGCCGACGGCAAGAAGGAGCTGATCGCCATCGCCGACGGCTACCGGGAGAGCGAGCAGTCGTGGAAGGAGCTGCTGCTGGACTGCAAGGCCCGGGGCCTGGAGGTCGAGCCGAGCCTGGCGATCGGCGACGGGGCCCTGGGCTTCTGGAAGGCGATGCGTCAGGTCTGGGACACGACGAAGCAGCAGCGATGCTGGGTGCACAAGACGGCCAACGTGCTGGACAAGCTGCCCAGGGGCTCGCAGCCGAAGGCCAAGCGGATGCTCCACGACATCTACCAGGCCGAGGGCCGGGAGGGTGCGGAGAAGGCGTTCGACCTGTTCGTGGCGACCTACGAGGCGAAGTACCCCAAGGCGACGGGTTGCCTGGCCAAGGACCGGGGGACGCTGCTGACGTTCTACGACTTCCCGGCGGAGCACTGGGTCCACATCCGCACGACGAACCCGATCGAG from Tautonia rosea includes:
- a CDS encoding IS256 family transposase; translation: MSESTTEPPIVPLPTGQDMLTDLLRDGARRLLAEAIEAEVAAWIDAHSHLRDASGRQQVVRNGHLPGRAIQTGIGEIEVRQPRVHDRRPPGQREKFTPAVLPPYLRRTRNLEELIPWLYLKGISTGDFAEALGAILGPDAPNLLATTITRLKAAWEADHEAWSKRSMEGKHFVYVWADGVHFTIRLEGGRQCILVLMGATADGKKELIAIADGYRESEQSWKELLLDCKARGLEVEPSLAIGDGALGFWKAMRQVWDTTKQQRCWVHKTANVLDKLPRGSQPKAKRMLHDIYQAEGREGAEKAFDLFVATYEAKYPKATGCLAKDRGTLLTFYDFPAEHWVHIRTTNPIESVFSTVRLRHAKTKGSGSRTACLTMVYKLMESASKKWRALNGSTLLPEVIQGTVFVDGVKQEKPAA